In Parasegetibacter sp. NRK P23, a single genomic region encodes these proteins:
- a CDS encoding type IX secretion system membrane protein PorP/SprF has translation MKLRRYVFSACFLAGLFCLSFVFQEVAAQQRPHYTQYIFNNYVLNPALSGIENYTDVKLSHRHQWAGIDGTPVTTYLTIQGPLGKKDYRTNATSFAVPGENPRGKAYWESYTVPEPHHGIGLQVVNDRTGPLNRFSAQATYAYHLGLTPALALSAGFGAGVSNTSLNRSKLDFVNTVVDPAVYGNGALNNVRPDLSAGVWLYGANFFAGLSAQQVIPQALRFSEADNTVTTEEGKLVPHLFFTTGYRFFLSDDVSALPSIMAKYVQPASVQADLNIKLQYRDLLWAGGGFRTGNGWQAMVGVNISNTFNIGYAYDHTNTLLSTVSRGTHEFMLGFLIGNRYGDWCPRNVW, from the coding sequence ATGAAGCTGCGGCGTTACGTTTTCAGTGCCTGTTTCCTGGCAGGCCTTTTCTGTTTATCTTTTGTATTTCAGGAGGTAGCCGCTCAGCAACGCCCACATTATACGCAATACATCTTTAATAATTATGTGCTGAATCCGGCACTCAGTGGCATTGAAAACTACACCGATGTCAAACTCAGCCACCGTCACCAATGGGCCGGTATAGATGGGACGCCCGTTACCACTTACCTGACCATACAGGGCCCTTTGGGGAAAAAAGACTACAGAACAAACGCAACCTCATTTGCTGTTCCGGGAGAAAATCCAAGGGGAAAAGCTTACTGGGAATCCTATACTGTTCCGGAACCCCATCATGGCATCGGTCTGCAGGTGGTGAACGACAGAACAGGCCCGCTCAACCGGTTCTCGGCCCAGGCTACTTACGCTTATCACCTGGGGCTCACCCCTGCGCTGGCGCTCTCCGCTGGCTTTGGCGCTGGCGTTTCAAACACTTCTTTAAACAGGAGCAAACTTGATTTCGTGAATACGGTGGTGGATCCTGCCGTGTATGGGAACGGGGCGCTGAACAACGTTCGGCCGGATCTTTCAGCGGGCGTCTGGCTTTACGGGGCTAATTTTTTCGCTGGTTTGTCGGCCCAGCAGGTGATCCCGCAAGCCCTCCGCTTTTCGGAGGCTGATAATACGGTTACAACAGAAGAAGGGAAACTGGTTCCGCACCTGTTCTTTACCACTGGCTACCGGTTCTTTTTAAGTGATGATGTTTCGGCGCTTCCCTCCATTATGGCCAAATATGTTCAGCCTGCATCGGTTCAGGCGGACCTTAATATTAAACTTCAATACCGCGACTTGCTCTGGGCGGGCGGTGGATTCCGCACCGGAAATGGATGGCAGGCCATGGTTGGCGTGAATATTTCTAATACGTTCAATATCGGGTACGCGTACGACCATACCAATACGCTTTTAAGCACCGTAAGCAGGGGGACCCACGAATTCATGCTGGGATTCCTGATCGGTAACAGGTACGGTGACTGGTGCCCGAGAAACGTTTGGTAA
- a CDS encoding sodium-translocating pyrophosphatase, translating into MDKLIYLVPVMGAIGLLYTLAKFNWVSKQDAGNDRMKEISTYIAEGAMAFLKAEYKILSYFVIVVALLLGFMASRNEHSHWTIAVAFVIGAIFSALAGFIGMRIATKSNVRTAQAARTSLSKALAVSFTGGSVMGLGVAGLAVLGLGGLFIILVQMFAPGLAANDQLVAKAIEVLTGFSLGAESIALFARVGGGIYTKAADVGADLVGKVEAGIPEDDPRNPATIADNVGDNVGDVAGMGADLFGSYVATVLATMVLGQEAIATDAFNGYSPILLPMVIAGVGILFSIVGTFFVRISDKSGISTDAVQRALNMGNWGSIVLTAIASVVLVYLILPETAFYLSRDYVWVNGTRTDEVVAGASAITQNGVIGAILVGLVVGTLMSIITEYYTAMGKRPVMSIIRQSATGHATNVIGGLAVGMESTFLPILVLAGGIYGSYAFAGLYGVAIAAAGMMATTAMQLAIDAFGPIADNAGGIAEMSELPKEVREKTDVLDAVGNTTAATGKGFAIASAALTALALFAAFVGVAGISGIDIYKADVLACLFVGGMIPFIFSSLAIRAVGEAAMSMVEEVRRQFKNIPGIMEGTAKPEYDKCVAISTQASIQKMMMPGAIAILSPIIIGFLMGPEALGGFLAGATVSGVLMGMFQNNAGGAWDNAKKSFEKGVNINGELFYKKSEPHKASVTGDTVGDPFKDTSGPSMNILIKLMSIVSLVLAPTLASLHGTRETAKTNEQKVTPVVKTATVHHEGHVKNTIPFGE; encoded by the coding sequence ATGGACAAACTCATCTACCTGGTGCCGGTTATGGGCGCCATTGGACTGCTCTACACGCTTGCCAAATTTAATTGGGTATCTAAACAGGATGCCGGAAACGACCGCATGAAGGAAATCAGCACGTACATCGCCGAAGGAGCGATGGCCTTCCTGAAAGCGGAGTACAAAATTCTCTCTTATTTCGTAATTGTGGTGGCGCTCCTGCTTGGTTTTATGGCCAGCAGGAACGAACATTCGCACTGGACCATCGCTGTGGCCTTTGTCATCGGCGCGATATTCAGTGCCCTGGCCGGTTTCATCGGCATGCGCATTGCCACAAAGAGTAATGTGCGCACGGCGCAGGCCGCAAGAACCAGTCTCAGCAAAGCGCTGGCTGTGTCTTTCACGGGCGGCTCCGTAATGGGATTGGGCGTAGCCGGGCTCGCCGTATTGGGATTAGGAGGCTTATTCATCATCCTGGTACAAATGTTCGCGCCAGGCCTGGCCGCCAATGATCAACTGGTCGCAAAGGCCATCGAAGTGCTCACGGGCTTTTCGCTGGGTGCCGAATCCATCGCGCTCTTCGCCCGCGTGGGTGGTGGCATCTACACGAAGGCCGCCGATGTTGGCGCCGACCTCGTGGGGAAAGTGGAAGCCGGCATTCCAGAAGACGATCCCCGCAACCCCGCTACCATCGCCGATAACGTAGGCGATAACGTGGGGGACGTGGCCGGAATGGGCGCCGACCTGTTCGGCTCTTATGTGGCAACGGTACTGGCGACCATGGTGCTGGGACAGGAAGCTATTGCAACCGATGCTTTTAACGGATATTCGCCAATACTTCTTCCAATGGTGATCGCCGGTGTCGGAATTCTCTTCTCTATCGTAGGAACATTCTTTGTCAGGATTTCAGATAAATCGGGCATCAGTACCGATGCAGTTCAACGAGCATTGAATATGGGGAACTGGGGCTCTATCGTACTTACAGCAATTGCCTCCGTTGTGCTCGTTTACCTAATACTTCCGGAAACGGCTTTCTACCTGAGCCGCGATTATGTTTGGGTAAATGGAACCAGAACGGATGAAGTTGTTGCCGGGGCTTCTGCCATCACGCAAAACGGGGTGATCGGAGCTATTTTGGTTGGCCTTGTAGTAGGTACGCTTATGAGCATCATCACCGAGTATTACACCGCCATGGGCAAACGTCCGGTGATGTCCATTATCAGGCAATCAGCCACGGGGCACGCCACCAATGTAATCGGTGGATTGGCGGTTGGAATGGAATCCACGTTCCTCCCCATCTTAGTGCTTGCAGGTGGTATTTATGGTTCTTACGCATTCGCCGGGCTTTACGGTGTTGCCATTGCCGCCGCGGGTATGATGGCCACCACCGCCATGCAGCTCGCCATTGACGCATTTGGTCCTATCGCCGACAATGCCGGGGGAATCGCGGAAATGAGTGAACTGCCCAAAGAAGTACGGGAAAAAACCGACGTACTGGACGCCGTGGGCAATACCACCGCCGCTACCGGTAAAGGGTTTGCGATTGCTTCCGCCGCGCTTACCGCACTGGCATTGTTCGCCGCTTTTGTTGGTGTGGCGGGCATCAGCGGTATAGATATTTATAAGGCGGATGTGCTGGCCTGCCTGTTTGTTGGCGGCATGATTCCTTTCATCTTTTCTTCCCTCGCCATCCGTGCGGTAGGCGAAGCGGCCATGAGTATGGTGGAAGAAGTGAGAAGGCAATTCAAAAACATTCCCGGTATCATGGAAGGAACCGCCAAACCCGAATACGATAAATGCGTGGCCATCTCTACCCAGGCTTCCATCCAGAAGATGATGATGCCGGGTGCCATCGCTATTCTTTCTCCCATCATTATCGGTTTCCTCATGGGCCCCGAAGCGCTGGGTGGTTTCCTCGCAGGCGCCACCGTGAGCGGCGTACTGATGGGGATGTTCCAGAACAATGCAGGCGGAGCATGGGACAATGCCAAGAAGAGCTTCGAGAAAGGCGTGAACATCAATGGGGAACTTTTCTACAAAAAGTCTGAACCGCATAAAGCCTCCGTTACAGGCGATACGGTGGGTGATCCCTTCAAAGATACTTCAGGGCCATCGATGAATATTTTGATCAAATTGATGTCGATCGTATCTTTGGTGCTCGCTCCCACACTGGCAAGCCTGCACGGCACCAGGGAAACAGCGAAAACAAACGAACAAAAGGTGACCCCGGTGGTAAAAACGGCTACCGTTCACCATGAGGGACACGTTAAAAATACCATCCCCTTCGGGGAATAA
- a CDS encoding BlaI/MecI/CopY family transcriptional regulator, with amino-acid sequence MSQTKTIKPTESELEILQVLWEKKTATVREVHEELLKTKEAGYTTTLKLMQIMHEKGLVLRDDSIKTHIYQPAVTRERTQKHLLGKMIDNLFGGSPTQLVIQALGNHQTTKEELEELERLIDQLKRQ; translated from the coding sequence ATGTCGCAGACAAAGACCATTAAGCCCACGGAGAGCGAACTGGAGATACTGCAGGTGCTGTGGGAAAAGAAGACCGCCACCGTAAGGGAGGTACACGAGGAACTGCTGAAAACCAAGGAAGCAGGTTATACCACTACCCTGAAACTGATGCAGATTATGCACGAAAAAGGACTCGTGCTGCGCGATGATTCCATTAAAACTCATATTTACCAGCCGGCGGTTACCAGGGAAAGAACACAAAAGCACCTGTTGGGCAAAATGATCGATAATCTTTTCGGCGGTTCTCCCACGCAACTTGTTATACAAGCGCTGGGCAACCACCAAACCACCAAAGAGGAGCTGGAGGAACTGGAGCGTTTGATTGATCAGTTGAAACGTCAATAA
- a CDS encoding M56 family metallopeptidase, with protein MQTLVQSAFLQSLGWAIVQSTWQITILWLVYKLIAQLFLRSHHGARIMLAMFSLLAGLCAFIVTAVVHYNEPEATGFSGHLFTGTLAQWMDSILPYLSSIYLLLLVAGSVKFMRAFGYVRTLQQEKHAKMPFEWRLFTRESAAILGIKKHIHIWLSELADSPVTVGFFKPMILIPVSMVNQLSAEQMEAVILHELAHIKRNDYLLNILLAVMEGVLFFHPFVHLLGKEIRKDREFLCDDLVLQFRYKPAMYAAALLQAEKNRLVLKQNRLQLAAIGEKDALMERVQRITGMPVHRKKISFQPFVAALLLLLLGVLPLRVPVTPKENDTTTGDRNFGDYPMAVASLFQERTPSVIVSDAVTEERTELAETTITSESDGADAAIFSPETFTWHEDEPKDQFIAVADKEYTIVVDGEKYTGKVTANATAAVTAEAKPFTITLTKDSTALLLYNLVQGEYMKALDLGKLSSFLDKLDWEKIAHEQAKGMESIHLMQEEIAKAMKDVQWEQLKASAAQIALEVEAAQLSAKTLDSLRIIAKKKAKPIIRL; from the coding sequence ATGCAAACACTGGTACAGTCTGCTTTCTTACAATCCCTGGGATGGGCCATCGTTCAAAGCACCTGGCAAATTACTATCCTGTGGCTGGTTTATAAATTGATCGCGCAACTTTTTTTGCGCAGTCACCATGGCGCGCGCATCATGCTGGCCATGTTCTCCCTGCTGGCGGGGCTGTGCGCGTTTATAGTAACCGCTGTTGTTCATTACAATGAACCCGAAGCTACCGGGTTTAGCGGTCATTTGTTCACGGGAACGCTGGCCCAATGGATGGATTCGATACTCCCTTATCTTTCTTCCATCTATCTGCTGTTGCTGGTGGCTGGTTCCGTGAAATTCATGCGTGCTTTCGGCTATGTGCGCACACTTCAACAGGAAAAACACGCTAAAATGCCCTTTGAATGGCGGCTTTTCACCCGTGAGAGCGCCGCAATCCTGGGCATAAAAAAACACATACACATCTGGCTGTCTGAGTTGGCCGACAGTCCCGTTACGGTTGGGTTCTTTAAACCCATGATCCTGATTCCGGTTTCCATGGTGAACCAGCTTTCCGCCGAACAAATGGAAGCCGTGATTCTTCATGAACTCGCGCACATCAAAAGGAACGATTACTTATTGAATATACTGCTGGCGGTGATGGAAGGTGTTCTTTTCTTCCACCCCTTCGTTCACCTGCTGGGAAAAGAAATTCGTAAAGACCGTGAGTTTCTTTGCGACGACCTGGTACTTCAATTCCGCTATAAGCCCGCAATGTATGCAGCGGCTCTTTTACAGGCAGAAAAAAACAGACTGGTCCTGAAGCAGAACCGTTTGCAGCTCGCAGCCATTGGTGAGAAGGACGCACTGATGGAAAGGGTGCAACGCATTACCGGAATGCCGGTGCACAGAAAAAAAATATCGTTCCAACCCTTCGTGGCGGCTTTATTACTGCTGCTCCTGGGTGTACTCCCATTAAGGGTTCCGGTTACACCAAAAGAAAACGATACAACAACAGGTGACCGCAACTTTGGCGATTATCCCATGGCGGTAGCCTCACTTTTCCAGGAAAGAACACCTTCGGTAATTGTATCGGATGCGGTAACAGAAGAAAGAACAGAACTGGCTGAAACCACTATTACGAGCGAATCAGATGGCGCGGATGCAGCTATTTTCTCCCCTGAAACATTTACCTGGCACGAAGACGAACCGAAGGATCAGTTCATTGCGGTGGCCGATAAAGAATACACCATTGTTGTAGACGGTGAAAAATATACAGGCAAAGTTACCGCTAACGCCACAGCGGCCGTAACAGCAGAGGCGAAACCATTTACCATTACACTTACCAAAGATTCCACGGCGTTGCTGCTGTACAACCTTGTTCAGGGTGAGTACATGAAAGCGCTTGACCTGGGTAAATTATCGAGCTTCCTCGACAAACTGGACTGGGAAAAGATCGCCCACGAGCAGGCCAAAGGAATGGAATCGATCCACCTGATGCAGGAGGAGATTGCTAAAGCGATGAAAGATGTGCAGTGGGAGCAATTGAAAGCCAGCGCCGCCCAGATAGCCCTTGAAGTGGAAGCCGCTCAACTGAGCGCCAAGACCTTAGATTCTTTGCGTATCATCGCAAAGAAGAAGGCAAAGCCCATTATCAGGCTCTAA